One Aegilops tauschii subsp. strangulata cultivar AL8/78 chromosome 7, Aet v6.0, whole genome shotgun sequence genomic window carries:
- the LOC141027180 gene encoding uncharacterized protein has product MIDTNFRIMSWNVRGLNSPAKRTAVCEVAHTNKIAILNLQETKTESWTTQLAVEVGGPSLQGGVVLPATGTRGGAAIFWDKKIVNIVTHMIPSFSITVRVEIVGSSELFWMTTVYGPSLDEQKANFLSEVASAAPPPSEPWMLNGDFNMIYQARDKSNGLINRRMMGRFCRAIDIAGVREVKCRNRRFTWSSE; this is encoded by the coding sequence ATGATTGATACAAATTTCAGAATCATGTCCTGGAACGTGAGGGGCCTAAACTCCCCAGCAAAGCGCACGGCCGTTTGCGAGGTGGCGCACACAAACAAAATTGCAATTCTAAATCTGCAGGAAACTAAGACCGAATCCTGGACCACGCAGCTAGCAGTAGAAGTAGGGGGCCCTTCACTTCAGGGCGGTGTCGTCCTGCCCGCAACGGGTACTAGAGGTGGTGCAGCCATCTTCTGGGATAAGAAAATAGTTAACATCGTCACACACATGATTCCTAGCTTCTCCATCACGGTTAGGGTAGAGATCGTCGGCAGCAGCGAATTGTTTTGGATGACAACTGTCTACGGGCCTTCACTGGATGAACAGAAGGCAAACTTCCTATCTGAAGTAGCCAGCGCGGCCCCTCCCCCATCTGAACCATGGATGCTCAACGGTGATTTCAACATGATATATCAGGCCAGAGACAAAAGCAACGGTCTGATCAACAGAAGAATGATGGGTCGTTTCTGCCGGGCGATTGATATTGCAGGGGTTAGAGAAGTCAAGTGTAGAAACAGGCGGTTTACTTGGAGTAGTGAATGA